The nucleotide sequence ATCACCTTGGGGCGGTTGGCGAGCGCGCGGGCGATGGCCACCCGCTGGCACTCCCCGCCGGACAGGGCCGAGGGGTGGTTGCTCAGGCGATGCCCCAGGTTCAGGGCTTCGAGCAGCGCGGTCGCCCGCTCCTTGGCCGCGCGCTGCGGCACGCCGTTGATCTGCAGGGCGATCATCACGTTCTCGAGGGCGGTGAGGAAGGGGATGAGGTTGTGCGCCTGGAAGATGAAGCCGAGCTTCTCGCGGCGGATCTTCTTGAGGTCGATCCCCGGCCGCCAGCCATCCTCGGCCACGGTCATGCCGTCGATGACGACCTTCCCGCGGGTGGGCTCGTTGATCAGTCCGATGGCGGTCAGAAGGGTCGTCTTTCCCGACCCGGAGGGTCCGAGGATGGCGACGAGCTCGCCGGGCTCGACCCGCAGCGACGCGTCCTCGATGGCGCGCACCGCGGTATGCCCCTGGCCGTAGATCTTCGTCAGCTTCTCGACTTCGACCGCGTACATGGGATTCCCTCAGCCTCCGAGCGCCTCGGCCGGCTCGACCTTGAGCGCCTTGCGGATGCCGGCGAAGCTCGCCAGCGCGCAGATGGCCATGATGACGACGAAGAGCAGCCGCAGATCGAAGGGCTCCAGCACGACGCGGCGCGGGAACTTCTCGTAGGTCAGCGCGATCAGGAGCCAGCCGAGCCCGTAGGCGATGAGCCCCATCATCAGCGACTGCTGGAGGATCATGCCGACGATCAGCGAATCGGGGGAGCCGATCAGCTTGAGCGTGGCGATGACCCGGATCTTGTCGAGGGTCGAGGTGTAGATGATCAGCGAGATGATCACGGCCGAGATCACGAGCAGGATGACGCGGAACAGGCCGAGCTGCATGCGCGCCTTCTCGATCATCCCCTTGGTGATGATCCGGTTCTGCTCGTCGTCGGTGACGGCGCGGAAATGGCTCCAGCGGCCGATGCGCGCCGCGACCTCCGCGGGATCGGCGCCCGGCGCGAGGCGCGCGATCACGGCGTTGACGACGTGCGTCGACGGGGCTCCGGCCGCGCCGAGCCCGGCGGCGGCGCGCCGCCGCTCGTTGCGGATCGCGTCGTTGTCGCTCTTGAACTGGATGTCCTGGGCGTCGGGAAGGCTCACGAAGGCGGCGGGATCGCCGCCGGAGGAGACGATCTTGCCGGTGACGCCGACCACGGTATACTCGTGGAGGCCGAGCCGGAGGGTTTCGCCGACCTCCAGGTTCATGCCCTGCCCGGCCACCAGCTCGTAGCGCTTGCGGCGGATCGGGCGTCCGGCGACGATCTCCGTCGGACCTCCGAAGGAGCCCAGGTCGTAGCCGACGAGGAAGAAACGGAACGGCTTCCCGTGACGGTCGAACTGGATCGTCTGGAACGAGAGGGGCGCGGCCTCGAGCACGCCGGGAACGGCGGCGACGCGGTAGCGGACGTCCTCCGGTATGCGGGACACCGCGGCGAAGGGGCCGTTCGTGTCCTGCTGCACCACCCAGAGGTCCGCCTCGGCGGCGCGGCTGAAGGAGAGGGCGTCCGCCACCAGGCCCCGGTAGATCCCGCCCATGCTCATCACCACGCCGACGAGGAGGCCCAGGCCGACGGACGTGAGCGCGAACCGCGCCCGATGATAGTCGACGTCGCGCAGGGCGAGGTTCATCGGGCCGCCCGGACCTTCATCCCGCTCGACAGCTTGCCGAGCACGGGAGGCGCGGCGAGGGCGACGCGGTCGCCGTCCGCGAGGCCCGAGACGATCTCCGTGAAGCCCCGGCCGTCCTCGGCGCCCGCGACGACCGGGCGGAACTCCAGGCGCTTGCCGGCGATGACCCAGACGCCGCGGCTCGAGCCCCGGGAGACGACCGCGGCCGAAGGCAAAGAAGGCGCGTTCGTCCGGGTCTCGTCGGTGATGAGGACGTCGGCCTGCTCGCCGAGGTGGAAGTCCTTGAGCGGGGGGGTGAACGCGACGTCGACGACGAGCTCCTCGGTCACGCGGTCGCTCTCGCGCCCCACCCGGACGACCTCGCCCGGGAACGCCGCGCCGGGCGCGGAGCGCAGGCTGATGACCGCCTTCCGGCCCACGGCGACCCCGCGCAGCAGGGATTCGTCCACGTTGGCCTTCACCCACACGGTCCTCGCGTCGACGAGGCTGAAGATGGCCTGTCCCGGGGTGACGATCGCTCCCTTCTCTAGATGGCGCGAGATGATCAGCCCGTCCTCGGGAGCGGCGATGAGCGTGTCGTCGAGCCGGGCGCGCGCCGCGGCCTCCTCCGCCGCGGCCACCCGGTCGGCCGTCTCGTACTGCTCGGCCTCCAGACGGGAGACCAGGTCCTTGTCCGCGAGGCTCCGGTAGCGCCGGGCGTTGCGGCTCGCCAGCTCGAGGGTCGCGCGGGCCTTGCGCAGCTGCCCGGCGAGGTCGTCGTTCTCCAGCCTCGCCAGGAGACGGCCGCGCTTGACCCGGTCCCCCTGGTCGGCGTAAAGCTCGACGATCCGGCCGGTGAGCTTGCTGGACACGCCCACGACCACCTTGGCCTCCACGGTGCCGTTGCCGTAGACCTGGGCCGTGAGGTCGCGCTTCTCGAGCCGGACCTCCTTGACCTTCGGCGCGGAGAAAAAGGCCGCCTTCAGCAGGACGAGCAGGGCCAAAGCGCCCGCCGACGCGATCGCCGTCTTTCGTTTCGAGTCCATAGTCACTCCTTCCCGAGCGCGCGCTCGAGCCGGG is from Elusimicrobiota bacterium and encodes:
- a CDS encoding ABC transporter ATP-binding protein; this translates as MYAVEVEKLTKIYGQGHTAVRAIEDASLRVEPGELVAILGPSGSGKTTLLTAIGLINEPTRGKVVIDGMTVAEDGWRPGIDLKKIRREKLGFIFQAHNLIPFLTALENVMIALQINGVPQRAAKERATALLEALNLGHRLSNHPSALSGGECQRVAIARALANRPKVILADEPTAALDTENGRNVMALLKKLAVENRSAILVVTHDRRMVEGFDRIFEVHDGRIASPP
- a CDS encoding ABC transporter permease, coding for MNLALRDVDYHRARFALTSVGLGLLVGVVMSMGGIYRGLVADALSFSRAAEADLWVVQQDTNGPFAAVSRIPEDVRYRVAAVPGVLEAAPLSFQTIQFDRHGKPFRFFLVGYDLGSFGGPTEIVAGRPIRRKRYELVAGQGMNLEVGETLRLGLHEYTVVGVTGKIVSSGGDPAAFVSLPDAQDIQFKSDNDAIRNERRRAAAGLGAAGAPSTHVVNAVIARLAPGADPAEVAARIGRWSHFRAVTDDEQNRIITKGMIEKARMQLGLFRVILLVISAVIISLIIYTSTLDKIRVIATLKLIGSPDSLIVGMILQQSLMMGLIAYGLGWLLIALTYEKFPRRVVLEPFDLRLLFVVIMAICALASFAGIRKALKVEPAEALGG
- a CDS encoding efflux RND transporter periplasmic adaptor subunit; translated protein: MDSKRKTAIASAGALALLVLLKAAFFSAPKVKEVRLEKRDLTAQVYGNGTVEAKVVVGVSSKLTGRIVELYADQGDRVKRGRLLARLENDDLAGQLRKARATLELASRNARRYRSLADKDLVSRLEAEQYETADRVAAAEEAAARARLDDTLIAAPEDGLIISRHLEKGAIVTPGQAIFSLVDARTVWVKANVDESLLRGVAVGRKAVISLRSAPGAAFPGEVVRVGRESDRVTEELVVDVAFTPPLKDFHLGEQADVLITDETRTNAPSLPSAAVVSRGSSRGVWVIAGKRLEFRPVVAGAEDGRGFTEIVSGLADGDRVALAAPPVLGKLSSGMKVRAAR